The following is a genomic window from Paenibacillus thiaminolyticus.
AGGCGGGGCCCGCAACGAGACGATGATGCGATGGTTGGCGGCAGAGCTGCCCGAACAGCGGGTACAGCGCTCCGATGAGATTGGCTTGCCTGGCGATGCGAAGGAGGCGGTTGCCTTCGCCGTGCTGGCGAATGAATTTGTGCACGGGATCGCGAATCAGCTTCCTTCCGTTACCGGAGCGTCGCGTCCGACCGTCATGGGCAAGCTTGCTCTTCCGTGAACTTCCCGTGGAGTATGAATGTCATTCCGCAGGGCTTGAATTCAATACGACAAGAAGGCGGTTTTTGCCATGAAAAAATGGGATCTATCGGCTGCCGGACAGCTTGGCCTGAGCGAGGAAGGATTGCAGGCTGCTTGGTCCACGCTGGATAAGGCGATAGAGCAGGGGGTGATCCCCGGAGGTGTGGCACTCATTGGACGCCGCGGCGATGCGGCCGCTTATGCTGCCGGGCATGCGTTCGTGAGCGAGGAGCATTCCATTCCGGCCAGCGTGGATACGATCTATGACTGCGCGTCATTGACGAAGGTCGTCGTTACGCTGGCGCTCACGCTCATCTTGACGGATCGGGGCCAAGTGCGGCTTGCCGATCCGGTGGCACAGCATATCCCTGCATTTGGCGCCGCGGGGAAGACGGAGATTACGATTGGGCAATTGCTGGCCCATACCTCGGGCTTGCCCGCACACCGTGATCTGTATTCGCATGGCTGGACGCCGCAGCAGATCCATGAGGAGATCTGCGCGATGGAACCGGACTATCCGCCAGGGACGCGCTGTGTCTACAGCTGCCTCGGTTATATTATCCTCGGGCACATCATCCGGCAGCAGTTCGGGCGTCCGTTGGAGGAAGCGGCCTGGAGCGAGGTGCTGCAGCCGCTCGGGATGACGGCGAGCCGGTATAACCCGCCGCCGGAATGGAAGCCGCGCATCGCAGCGACCGAATACGATGCGGGGCTGGGCGAGTACCGCTGGGGCTTCGTGCACGATGAAAATGCACATGCACTTGGCGGAGCGGCAGGCAATGCGGGCCTCTTCTCGACCGCATCGGATCTGCTGCGGTATGCCCGCATGTGGCTGGCCTTGGCAGGCAGCGCTAGCGGCGCCGTTAGTTACGTAGACGGCGCGGTGGACGCTTCCTTGAGCTGCACCGGGCCAGAGGGCTTCCCGGAATCCCTGCTCTTGTCGCGCGAGGCCGTCAAAGAAGCGCTGCGAAGCCATACCCTTGACATTCCGGGAGCGCACCGGGGGCTGGGATGGGTGCTACGCGGCGACCCGGCCGATGTGACCGGGGAAAGGCTGTCTCCATTCAGCTTCGGTCATACGGGCTTCACCGGAACGAGCCTCTGGATCGATCCGGCGCAGGATCTGATTTTGATTCTGCTGACGAACCGCGTCCATTACGGCCGGGGCAACTCAATCGCGGCGCTGCGGCGACAGTTTCACGAGGCAGCGGCAGCGGCCATACAGACCTAATTCCTATATCAAAACCTTGGGCAGTACATCAAATCCTTGGCAAGCGCATCCCGCCGGATGCCGGCCAGGGATTTTTTTGCTGGCCGACAGCTCTGCCGAAATGATCGAGCGGCTTGGCTTCTGCATAGCGGAAATCGTAAGCTATTTCGGCCGCTTCCCTGTGCGTGGAGTGTGGCTTGTGGAAATTCAACAGAATTGTGGGAATTCAATGGAAGTGTGTGTGGGTTCAACAGAATGTGGCAGTTCAGCAGATTGTAAGAGGGAAAATGCCGCAGCGGGGAATACAGCCTTGAATTGGCGTACGCGACAAATGGCAGCGTGGTCTGTCGAATCAGGCACGAGTGTATCTATCAGCTCTTTGATCCATTCTCCCATTGGCTCAGAAGCGAAAGAACAGTCAGGCACGGCAAGCGGTAGGAGGCGGAGCGAGCGATGAAGCAATCAGGCGGGGAAGCAGTTGAGGTAAGGAGAAGCGCAGCCACCTGGGGAAAGCAGAAGGAGCAAACGATGGAGCAAGGACACGCAGTAAGTAGACGGTGAAAGCCGACGGACTACGCTGACGCACTACGCAGATGGACTACATATATGACTGCACGGATGGACTAAGCAGATGGAACAAGCAGATGGAACAAGCAGATGGAGCAAGCAGTTGAATCAAGCCGTCGTAATGGCAACAATGTGATGGGAACTAAGGGTCCCCCCTTGGCGCGTCCCTGAGCGGAAAGTGGGCATTCCATGCCGTCGCGCCCCTGAGTCAGTGGGAGACTGGCTAAAAGGAACGGCAAGCTGATAAGCCCGGGCCGATTCTGAATCTATGGGATAGTGTCGCTAAGGAAGAAAACACCACATGTACCGGGCAAGTTACTGATTCGAAGGGATAGCGCCCCTGAACGGAAAGAGGCAGTCGCCCCCTAGACTGGCCCCTGGGCAAGGGGCTGGGGCATCCTCACAGGCATTACATCAAGTGTAAGGTATGTGCTTCCATAATATACATAAGTCCACTACAAGGAGACAAGAAAACCGTGATGTCCTCATGTTAAAAACAAGAAAAAATAGTTGTTGATCTTTCGTTGGCATCGTTTATAATGATGAAAAATTATTTATAGAAACAGTGGTTCGATTATCGGTACAGAGGCCTTGCTGAATTAAAAAGGGGAAGAGGTGAGGAAGTGTCGCTCAAGACGCTGGCCAAATCGCTTGAATTGCTCGATTGCTTTACATCGGATCATCCGATATGGGGGGTACGTGATTTAGCGAAGAAGCTGGGAATGCACCACTCGGTCGTGCATCGCATCGTAAGTACGTTTGAACAGCACGGCTTTCTCATTCAGAACAGAGACACGCAGAAATATCATCTCGGCTTGAAGCTGCTGGAGTATGGCAAGGTTGTCACCGATCAGCTTAACATTCAGCAATATTTCCAGCCGATATTGAAGGAGATTGCGAATTCGACCGGGGAATCGGTGTACCTGAATATGCTGGAAGGGAAGGAAGGCGTCTGCGTCTCTATCGTCCTCAGCTCGAAGGATATTCAATATCTGATTCCGGTCGGCGACCGTTCGCCGCTGTATGCCGGAGCTTCGCAGAAGGTCATGATGGCTTACGTATCCGAAGATCTTCAGGAGGAGATTATTCAGGAAGGCTTGACGGCCGTCACTTCCCGAACGATAACGGACTCGCTCCGCTTGCGGGCCCAATTGGCGCAAATCAAGGAGGAGGGCTGGTGCATTTCTGTCGGTGAATATACGGAAGATGTCGTCGGTATCTCCGTTCCGATGCTGGACAGTCATCGCCGCATTCTTGGCTCCATTACGATTGCCGGACCAAGATACCGGATAGACGATGACAGATGCGGGTCGTACTTGCGCATTTTGCTGGACCAAGTCCCTTTAATACGTCAAAGCTGCAATATTATATCGCATATGTGGTAACCAGGGTTCACATTTTTACACAGCTGCACTTTATTTAGATAATGAGATACCGCTTTAAAGGGGGAGGGCTTGCTTTGCTACAATTCATTACTCGACGTCTGTTATACCTCATTCCAAGCTTGCTCGGCATCGTGCTCATCACGTTCATTCTGTCCAGAGTGCTGCCGGGCGACCCTGCTCTGATGATTGCCGGAGAGCAAGCGCCGCAGCATGTGGTGGAGAACATTCGCGCTCAGCTCGGGCTGAACGAGCCGTTGTACGTTCAGTTCGGCGCTTATATCAAGCAGCTGGCGCAAGGGGATTTGGGGATTGCGTGGCACACGGGACATACGGTGGTAGAGGATTTCGCCGTCCGTCTGCCGGCCACGATTGAGCTTGGCTTCGCCAGTCTGTTGATTGCGTTATTGGTGGCTATTCCGGTAGGCATCGTGGCCGCCACGAAAAAAGAATCGATTGTGGATCACATCTCCCGCGTTTTTTCACTTATCGGCGCCTGCATGCCGGTCTTCTGGCTGGGACTGCTGCTCATCCTGTTTTTCTATTCCAAGCTCGGCATTGCGCCTGCTCCTATGGGCCGAATCGGCGGAGATATCCTCCCGCCCACTTCGATTACCGGATTATATCTGGTGGACAGCTTGCTTACGGCGGATTGGGTGGCCTTTAAGCAATCCTTATCTCATCTGATTCTTCCGGCCATTTGTCTTAGCGCCGGCACGATGGCCATCATCGCCCGCATGATGCGTTCCAGCATGCTGGAAGTCATCGGCCAGGATTATATCCGGACGGCCCGCGCCAAAGGCCTTAACGAACGCTCCGTCGTGTACAAGCATGCCCTGGCCAATGCTTCGATCCCGACGATTACGATGGTCGGTCTCCAGATCGGCTACCTGCTTGGGGGCGCGGTCATCACTGAGACAATCTTCGCCTGGCCTGGCGTCGGAAGCTATGTCACGGAGTCAATTCTCGCGACGGATTACGCTCCGATTCAGGCATTCACGCTGCTTAGCGCCGTCGTATACAGCTGCATCAATTTGCTGGTCGATCTGATATATGGCTTCATCGATCCGCGCATCCGCTATGAATAATCAATCTCTCATGTCATGACATCTTAGGAGGTGCAACCGTGATGAAAGCATCAACCTCATCGTCCGCTGCAATCGCGGCGGCGAGCGACACGTCCATGCTGCAGGAGTTCTGGCATGGGCTGCGGCAGTGGAGCAAGCTATTCCTTCGCAACAAGCTTGCCGCGCTCGGTCTCTTCCTGATCGTGCTGTGGACGCTCCTGGCCATCGCCGCGCCTCTGGTCGCGCCCTATGCGCCGGATGCCACGCAGTTGGATGCGAAGCTGCAAGGCCCGAGCGGGGAGCATTGGTTCGGGACCGACCAGTTCGGCCGGGATATTTTCAGCCGCGTCGTCTACGCTGCGCGCATCTCGATCTGGACCGGGCTTATCGCCGTCGGAATTTCCTTCTTCATCGGCGTTCCGCTCGGCGGCATCGCCGCTTATTACGGCGGCTGGATCGGGAATGTGATCATGCGCGTCATGGATATTTTTCTGGCGTTCCCTTCGCTCATTCTGGCGATGGCGATCGCGGCCGCCATGGGCCCTGGCCTCGTCAGCGCGATGATGGCCGTCGGCATCGTCGGTATTCCGGAGTTCGCCCGTCTTATGTACAGTCAGACCATCTATTTGAAGGAACGCGAATTCGTGGAGGCGAGCCGTTCCATCGGGGTCAAGGACGGCACCATTCTTGTCCGCCATATCTTCCCGAATGCGCTGGCGCCGCTGCTCGTCCGCATCACGCTCGGGATGGGCTTCGCCATCTTGACGGCGGCGAGCTTGAGCTTCCTCGGTCTCGGCGTGCGTCCGCCGTTGGCGGAATGGGGGGCCATGATATCCGAAGGCCGCGAGTACATTATTACCGGCGAATGGTGGCTGGTCACGTTCCCGGGACTTGCCATCGCAACAACCATTCTTGGCTTCAATCTGCTTGGCGACGGACTGCGCGACGTACTTGATCCGCGGCTGCGCACAAGCCGGAAATAAGCGATATTTTTCAGACGAATATTCAGGGGGAGGAAACAATGATGAAACGAAGCAACTTGACGATGGCCCTTGTATTGACACTCATTTTGGCTCTGGTTGCGGGCTGCGCGCCGAAGGCGAACCAGTCCGGGGGAGACAGTGCCGCCGGTACAGGCGAGCAAACGAACGCTACCGGAAGCAAAACGCTGACCGTCGCCTATTCCGAAGGCGGGCAGACGCTCGATCCGGCGGAAGCGAACGATCTGACGTCGGATACGCTGGTGCTGTCCACATATGATCAACTGGTCACGTACGGCGTCAAAAACGTAGATGGCGCGGATATCGCGGCCACGGAAGAAATCAAGCCGATGCTGGCCGAGTCGTGGGACGTGTCCGATGACCAGAAGACGTATACGTTCAAGCTGCGCCAGGATGTGAAGTTCCATAGCGGCAATCCGCTCGATGCGGATGCGGTCGTGTTCTCGCTCGATCATATCAAAAACTCGAACTCGGGCGGATTCCTGTATCAGCAAGCCTCCATCGAGTCGTACCGCAAAGTGGACGACCATACGGTGGAAGTGAAGCTGGAGCGCCCGAACCATATGTTCCTGCAAATCTTGGCGATGTACTCCTTCTCCGTCATCGACCCGAAAGCGATCGAAGGGGATGCGAGTGAATTTTTGAAGACCAAGACGGCAGGATCCGGGCCATTCAAGCTGGAGAAATGGGATCCTTCCTCCGAGGCGGTATTTGCGGCGAACGACGATTACTGGCAGGAGCGCGCCAAGCTGGACAAAGTCGTCATGAAGTTCATGAAGGAAGCTTCCTCCCGTACGATGATGCTGGACAAAGGCGATATCGACCTGGCCATGGAGATTCCGCCGAAGGATGTCGATACGCTGAAGCAGAACACCGCACTCACTGTGCGCTCTGATGCGAGCAACCGCATTTTGTATATGGGTCTGAACAATAACATGAAGCCGTTCGACAATCCGAAGGTGCGCCAGGCGATCGCCTACGCGATTCCGCATGATGCGCTTCTGAAGGATGTCATGTACGGACAAGCCAAGCAAATGAAGAGCATCGTGGCAAGCAATACGCCGGGCTTTTCCGATAATGGCTACGAGTATGAATATAACCTGGATAAAGCGAAGGAACTGCTAAAGGAAGCGGGCTACGAGAATGGCTTCTCCTTCGACTTCACGCTCGGATCCGGCTTCAAAGACTGGGAAGACGCCGCTACGGTCATTCAAGCGGAGCTGAAAAAGATCGGCGTCACGATGAACATCAACAAGCTGGCGCGCGCGCAGTTCCTGGAACAGCTTCGCACCGGCAACGTGCAGTCCTTCATGTCGAAATGGACCTCGTTCGTCAACGATCCGGAATATCATCTCGGATTCCTAGTAGATAGCGAGAGCTCGTCCAACTACGTTCATTACGATAATGCGAAGGTCAATGAACTGCTGAAGCAAGCGGCCGTCGAGACGGATATGACGAAGCGCAATGCTATGTATGAAGAAATTCAGGGCTTGATCAATGCGGACATGCCTTATGTGTACATGTACGAGTACAACCGTCTCGTGGCGTTCAACAACGAAGTGAAGGGGTATATTTTCTTCCCGGATGAATGCTTGCGTTTCTACCCGCTTTCCAAATAAGAAAAGAGATAACGATCGCAACGGATATGGATACAGGAGGGGATTACGGTGAACGAATGGAAGCAACGCTGGATAGATGAAGTGGAACAGCGCCAGGACGAATTGCTGGGCTTATGCTCCAAGCTGATTCAATTCCCAACGGAGAATCCGCCTGGAGACTCGCGGGACATCAGCCAATTCATTATCGACTACTTGGCCGAGGTCGGCATCGAGACGAAGGTGTATGACGCCGGCGGCAACATGCTCAATCTGATTGCGACGATCGGCGATGAATCGGCATCGGAACGCCATTTGATCTATTGCGGCCATACCGATGTCGTGCCGGCAGGCGACCGCTCCCGCTGGGATTTCGATCCATTCTCCGGCGAAGTGCGGGACGGCTATGTACTCGGACGCGGGGCCAGCGACATGAAGTGCGGCTTGGCCGGACTTATCTTCAGCGTGAAGCTGCTGAAGGAGCTGCAGGTTCCGCTCAAAGGCAGAGTATCGCTGCTCATCGTGCCGGATGAGGAGACCGGCGGGCATCTCGGCGTGCCGTGGGTGTTCGAGCGGAAGCTGATCCATGGCACGGCGGCGGTTATCGCCGAGCCGTCGCATCCGCTGCATCCGACGATCGGGCAGAAGGGAAGCTGCTGGTTCAACTTCACGGTGACAGGCACGCCGGGCCACGGCAGCCTGTCTCCCCTCCTCGGCGACAATGCGATTATGAAGGCGGCCGCAGCCGTTCAGGCGCTGCAGCAGCTGCATCATTATCCAGTCGAGCTGCCAGAGGAAGTGAAGGATATTATCGAAGTGACGAAGCGTTATATCGCGGAAAAAGAAAATGCCGATTTCTCCGCCATCATCGATCGCGTGTCGGTCAATGTCGGCCTGATCGAAGGCGGAACGAAGACGAACGTCGTGCCAGACCGCTGCACGGTGAGTGTCGATACCCGCCTGCCGTTCGGCGTCGAGCCGGCCCAGGTGCTAGCCGAGGCGAAGCGGCTGCTGTCCGACATCGGCATCGAGACGGAGCTTCATCCGGAAGGGTTCCAGGGGCTGGCCAACTGGACGCCGCCGACGGATCCGATCGTGGAGGAGCTCGTGCAGCATATTTGCGATGTGAAGCAGGAAGAAGGCTACGGCGTCCTGCAATGGGCTTCCAGCGATGCGCGGCATTTCCGCCGCGCCGGCATTCCGGTGCTGCAATACGGTCCGGCCGAGTTGTCCACCATTCACGGCTTCAATGAGAAGGCGCCGGTACAGGACGTGGTGGACGCGGCCAAGGTGTACACGCTGACGGCGCTCAGCTACCTGGGTGGTGAGTAATATGGAACCGGTGCTGGCAGTCGAACAGCTGGAAACGGAATTTGTAACTAACGGGGGCGTATTCAAGGCGGTGGATGGCGTAAGCTTCCACGTGCACCAAGGCGAGACGCTCGGCGTTGTCGGCGAATCGGGCTGCGGCAAAAGCGTCACCTCCTTGTCCATCATGGGACTTCTCCCGAAGAAAATAGGCCGGGTGAAGGGGGGACGCATTCAGTTCCACGGGAACGACCTGCTGCAAGTCCCGGAAAGGCAAATGAGATCCATTCGCGGCAACCGGATCGCCATGATCTTCCAGGAGCCGATGACATCGCTCAATCCGGTGTTCCGAATCGGCGATCAACTGGCTGAGGCCATTCAGCTTCATAAGAAGCTGAAGCGCAAGGAAGCGATGCGGCATGCCGTCGACATGCTGCACAAGGTCGGCATCCCGCATCCCGAGTCGGTGGCGCAGGAATATCCGCACCAGCTCTCGGGCGGGATGCGCCAGCGGGTCATGATCGCGATGGCGATGTCCTGCAATCCGGAGGTGTTGATCGCGGATGAGCCGACGACGGCGCTTGACGTGACCATTCAAGCGCAAATTTTGGATTTGATGCGGCAGCTGCAGGAGGAAGAGAAGACGTCCATCCTGCTCATAACCCACGACCTCGGGGTCGTCGCCGAGATGTGCCACCGCGTCGTCGTCATGTACGCGGGGCAGGTCGTGGAGGAGGCGGATGTGGACACGCTGTTCGAATCGCCGCAGCATCCGTATACGCAGGGGCTGCTGGCTTCGCTGCCGCAGCTCGCTGGGGAACAGGAGCGGCTGGAGTCGATCCCCGGCGCGGTGCCGAGTCCGCTGCAGATGCCGCCGGGCTGCCGCTTCGCCCCGCGCTGCAAATACCGGACGGAAGCGTGCGATCAGGCGCAGCCCGCGCTGACAGACTTGGGCGGCGGCCATCGCTGCCGCTGTCTGCTCGTCGAGAAGGGGGTGGCGCGATGACGGCTTTGCTGCAAGTGCGCAATCTGAAGAAGCATTATCCGATTCGCAAAGGGCTGCTGAATAAGCAGGTCGGATCCGTGAAATCGGTGGATGGCTTGAACTTCGATATTTATGAAGGAGAGACATTCGGCATCGTCGGCGAATCCGGCTGCGGCAAGTCGACGACAGGCCGCTCCGTCTTGCGCTTGATTGAACCGACGGAAGGAGAGGTCTTGTTCCAAGGACGCAATCTTATGGCGCTCTCTCCGAAGGAACTGCGCCAGCTTCGCCCCGAGATGAGCATGATCTTCCAGGATCCGTACGCGTCGCTGGACCCGCGCTGGACCGTTCAGCGCATCCTGGAGGAGCCGCTGCAGACGCATCTGTCGATGCGGTCCCCGGAGCGGAAGCAGCGGGTGCAGGAACTGATGGAGCGGGTAGGACTGTCCGCATTTCAAGCGAACCGTTTTCCGCATGAATTTTCGGGCGGCCAGCGGCAGCGTGTCGGCATTGCCCGCGCCCTGGCGCTCAACCCGAAGTTCATCGTCTGCGACGAGCCGGTCTCGGCGCTGGACGTATCGATTCAGTCACAGGTGCTCAACCTGATGCAGGATTTGCAGGAGCAAGAGAAGCTGACCTATATGTTCATTTCTCATGATTTATCGGTCGTGAAGTTCCTGTGCACACGGGTCGGCGTCATGTATCTTGGCAAAATGGTCGAGCTGGCGCCGAAGCGGAAGCTGTATGCGAATCCGCTCCATCCTTATACGAAGGCGCTCATGTCGGCGGTGCCTGTGCCGAACCCGAAGGCCAAGAAGGAGCGCATCGTCTTGTCCGGCGAAGTGCCGAGCGCCAAAAATCCGCCGCAAGGCTGCGCCTTCCATCTTCGCTGCCCGATTGCGTCGGAGCGCTGCCGCACCGTCCAGCCGGAATGGCAGGAGGCGGATGAAGGGCATTGGGTGGCTTGCCATCATATCTAAGGCAGGCCGGGCAGAGAGGCGGATCGGTTTCGTTGCAATGTAACTATGATATCGACAACTATGAGATCGAGCGGAAAGGGAGAGAGAATCATGGCTTTACTGCAAACGTTGCGAATCTATGAAGCGGTAGACAATGCATTTACATCCGGCGAGGCGGTGAAGGAGCTGTTCCAGCCTTATCCGCTGGCTGACGTAAGCGTGCAGCGGGTTCATGGTGAGAAGGGATTTACGGATTTCATCCGCATTTTTATCCCGGGGACGGAAGGCAAGCACGGGGGCGGACAAGCGCCGAGCTTCGGCATCGTCGGCCGGCTGGGCGGCTTGGGCGCCCGGCCGCAGCGCATCGGGCTCGTCTCCGATGGCGACGGCGCGATTGCGGCGCTGTCTGCCGCATTGAAGCTGGCCGACATGAGCGAGAAGGGCGACCGGTTAAAAGGGGATGTATACATTACGACCCACATCTGCCCGGACGCGCCTACCTTGCCGCATGAGCCGGTCGAT
Proteins encoded in this region:
- a CDS encoding ABC transporter ATP-binding protein — protein: MTALLQVRNLKKHYPIRKGLLNKQVGSVKSVDGLNFDIYEGETFGIVGESGCGKSTTGRSVLRLIEPTEGEVLFQGRNLMALSPKELRQLRPEMSMIFQDPYASLDPRWTVQRILEEPLQTHLSMRSPERKQRVQELMERVGLSAFQANRFPHEFSGGQRQRVGIARALALNPKFIVCDEPVSALDVSIQSQVLNLMQDLQEQEKLTYMFISHDLSVVKFLCTRVGVMYLGKMVELAPKRKLYANPLHPYTKALMSAVPVPNPKAKKERIVLSGEVPSAKNPPQGCAFHLRCPIASERCRTVQPEWQEADEGHWVACHHI
- a CDS encoding ABC transporter ATP-binding protein, whose amino-acid sequence is MEPVLAVEQLETEFVTNGGVFKAVDGVSFHVHQGETLGVVGESGCGKSVTSLSIMGLLPKKIGRVKGGRIQFHGNDLLQVPERQMRSIRGNRIAMIFQEPMTSLNPVFRIGDQLAEAIQLHKKLKRKEAMRHAVDMLHKVGIPHPESVAQEYPHQLSGGMRQRVMIAMAMSCNPEVLIADEPTTALDVTIQAQILDLMRQLQEEEKTSILLITHDLGVVAEMCHRVVVMYAGQVVEEADVDTLFESPQHPYTQGLLASLPQLAGEQERLESIPGAVPSPLQMPPGCRFAPRCKYRTEACDQAQPALTDLGGGHRCRCLLVEKGVAR
- a CDS encoding ABC transporter substrate-binding protein — encoded protein: MKRSNLTMALVLTLILALVAGCAPKANQSGGDSAAGTGEQTNATGSKTLTVAYSEGGQTLDPAEANDLTSDTLVLSTYDQLVTYGVKNVDGADIAATEEIKPMLAESWDVSDDQKTYTFKLRQDVKFHSGNPLDADAVVFSLDHIKNSNSGGFLYQQASIESYRKVDDHTVEVKLERPNHMFLQILAMYSFSVIDPKAIEGDASEFLKTKTAGSGPFKLEKWDPSSEAVFAANDDYWQERAKLDKVVMKFMKEASSRTMMLDKGDIDLAMEIPPKDVDTLKQNTALTVRSDASNRILYMGLNNNMKPFDNPKVRQAIAYAIPHDALLKDVMYGQAKQMKSIVASNTPGFSDNGYEYEYNLDKAKELLKEAGYENGFSFDFTLGSGFKDWEDAATVIQAELKKIGVTMNINKLARAQFLEQLRTGNVQSFMSKWTSFVNDPEYHLGFLVDSESSSNYVHYDNAKVNELLKQAAVETDMTKRNAMYEEIQGLINADMPYVYMYEYNRLVAFNNEVKGYIFFPDECLRFYPLSK
- a CDS encoding M20 family metallopeptidase → MNEWKQRWIDEVEQRQDELLGLCSKLIQFPTENPPGDSRDISQFIIDYLAEVGIETKVYDAGGNMLNLIATIGDESASERHLIYCGHTDVVPAGDRSRWDFDPFSGEVRDGYVLGRGASDMKCGLAGLIFSVKLLKELQVPLKGRVSLLIVPDEETGGHLGVPWVFERKLIHGTAAVIAEPSHPLHPTIGQKGSCWFNFTVTGTPGHGSLSPLLGDNAIMKAAAAVQALQQLHHYPVELPEEVKDIIEVTKRYIAEKENADFSAIIDRVSVNVGLIEGGTKTNVVPDRCTVSVDTRLPFGVEPAQVLAEAKRLLSDIGIETELHPEGFQGLANWTPPTDPIVEELVQHICDVKQEEGYGVLQWASSDARHFRRAGIPVLQYGPAELSTIHGFNEKAPVQDVVDAAKVYTLTALSYLGGE
- a CDS encoding ABC transporter permease, which gives rise to MLQFITRRLLYLIPSLLGIVLITFILSRVLPGDPALMIAGEQAPQHVVENIRAQLGLNEPLYVQFGAYIKQLAQGDLGIAWHTGHTVVEDFAVRLPATIELGFASLLIALLVAIPVGIVAATKKESIVDHISRVFSLIGACMPVFWLGLLLILFFYSKLGIAPAPMGRIGGDILPPTSITGLYLVDSLLTADWVAFKQSLSHLILPAICLSAGTMAIIARMMRSSMLEVIGQDYIRTARAKGLNERSVVYKHALANASIPTITMVGLQIGYLLGGAVITETIFAWPGVGSYVTESILATDYAPIQAFTLLSAVVYSCINLLVDLIYGFIDPRIRYE
- a CDS encoding serine hydrolase domain-containing protein, whose protein sequence is MKKWDLSAAGQLGLSEEGLQAAWSTLDKAIEQGVIPGGVALIGRRGDAAAYAAGHAFVSEEHSIPASVDTIYDCASLTKVVVTLALTLILTDRGQVRLADPVAQHIPAFGAAGKTEITIGQLLAHTSGLPAHRDLYSHGWTPQQIHEEICAMEPDYPPGTRCVYSCLGYIILGHIIRQQFGRPLEEAAWSEVLQPLGMTASRYNPPPEWKPRIAATEYDAGLGEYRWGFVHDENAHALGGAAGNAGLFSTASDLLRYARMWLALAGSASGAVSYVDGAVDASLSCTGPEGFPESLLLSREAVKEALRSHTLDIPGAHRGLGWVLRGDPADVTGERLSPFSFGHTGFTGTSLWIDPAQDLILILLTNRVHYGRGNSIAALRRQFHEAAAAAIQT
- a CDS encoding ABC transporter permease codes for the protein MKASTSSSAAIAAASDTSMLQEFWHGLRQWSKLFLRNKLAALGLFLIVLWTLLAIAAPLVAPYAPDATQLDAKLQGPSGEHWFGTDQFGRDIFSRVVYAARISIWTGLIAVGISFFIGVPLGGIAAYYGGWIGNVIMRVMDIFLAFPSLILAMAIAAAMGPGLVSAMMAVGIVGIPEFARLMYSQTIYLKEREFVEASRSIGVKDGTILVRHIFPNALAPLLVRITLGMGFAILTAASLSFLGLGVRPPLAEWGAMISEGREYIITGEWWLVTFPGLAIATTILGFNLLGDGLRDVLDPRLRTSRK
- a CDS encoding IclR family transcriptional regulator, producing the protein MSLKTLAKSLELLDCFTSDHPIWGVRDLAKKLGMHHSVVHRIVSTFEQHGFLIQNRDTQKYHLGLKLLEYGKVVTDQLNIQQYFQPILKEIANSTGESVYLNMLEGKEGVCVSIVLSSKDIQYLIPVGDRSPLYAGASQKVMMAYVSEDLQEEIIQEGLTAVTSRTITDSLRLRAQLAQIKEEGWCISVGEYTEDVVGISVPMLDSHRRILGSITIAGPRYRIDDDRCGSYLRILLDQVPLIRQSCNIISHMW